From Lolium perenne isolate Kyuss_39 chromosome 5, Kyuss_2.0, whole genome shotgun sequence, a single genomic window includes:
- the LOC127301437 gene encoding hypersensitive-induced response protein-like protein 1 has translation MGNLLCCVQVDQSTVAIREQFGKFDSVLEPGCHCLPWMVGKRVAGHLTLRLQQLDVRCETKTKDNVFVTVVASIQYRPLAGKESDAFYKLTNTRSQIQAYVFDVIRASVPKLLLDDAFEQKNDIAKAVEDELEKAMSAYGFEIVQTLIVDIEPDEHVKRAMNEINAAARMRLAANEKAEAEKIVQIKRAEGEAEAKYLSGLGIARQRQAIVDGLRDSVIGFAENVPGTSAKDVMDMVLITQYFDTMKEIGASSKSSAVFIPHGPGAVRDIATQIRDGLLQGQSATQQ, from the exons ATGGGCAATTTGTTGTGCTGTGTTCAAGTTGATCAGTCGACCGTGGCCATCAGAGAGCAATTCGGGAAGTTCGACAGTGTGCTTGAGCCAGGATGCCACTGCCTGCCTTGGATGGTTGGGAAACGTGTAGCTGGCCATCTCACACTCAGGTTGCAGCAACTGGATGTGCGCTGTGAGACTAAGACAAAG GACAATGTGTTTGTCACTGTTGTTGCATCAATTCAGTACCGCCCACTAGCTGGCAAAGAAAGTGATGCATTCTACAAACTGACCAACACAAGGTCCCAGATCCAGGCTTATGTTTTTGATG TGATCAGGGCAAGTGTTCCAAAGCTGCTCCTGGATGATGCTTTTGAGCAGAAGAATGACATTGCAAAGGCTGTGGAGGATGAGCTTGAGAAGGCTATGTCAGCGTATGGCTTTGAGATCGTGCAGACACTCATTGTTGACATTGAGCCAGACGAGCATGTCAAGCGGGCCATGAATGAGATCAATGCAG CTGCAAGGATGAGGTTGGCCGCGAACGAGAAGGCGGAGGCCGAGAAGATTGTCCAGATCAAGCGCGCCGAGGGCGAGGCGGAAGCGAAGTACCTCTCCGGACTCGGTATCGCCCGCCAGCGCCAGGCCATCGTGGACGGGCTGAGGGACAGCGTcatcggcttcgcggagaacgtGCCCGGCACGAGCGCCAAGGACGTGATGGACATGGTGCTGATCACCCAGTACTTCGATACGATGAAGGAAATCGGCGCGTCCTCCAAGTCCTCGGCTGTGTTCATCCCCCACGGCCCCGGTGCGGTGCGCGACATCGCCACGCAGATCCGCGACGGCCTTCTCCAGGGCCAGTCTGCTACCCAGCAGTAG